A genomic segment from Dermacentor silvarum isolate Dsil-2018 chromosome 11, BIME_Dsil_1.4, whole genome shotgun sequence encodes:
- the LOC125941254 gene encoding uncharacterized protein LOC125941254 isoform X2: protein MWMPRALVVVCVVVLIIVSCLASLYVAFILRRRGIFSRRDGNVLDASTGYPVVSEHGWPQAAQYATGTPVVYSSSAAVPLATTWQYPAPNAYGAQQGYSGQPWAPQHHGYPTAQYAPGTVPKNVAPLYPV from the exons ATGTGGATGCCGCGTGCCCTGGTGGTGGTCTGCGTTGTTGTGCTGATCATCGTGTCCTGCCTGGCCAGCCTCTACGTGGCTTTCATCCTGCGACGCCGCGGAATCTTCTCACGAAGGGACGGTAACGTGCTG gacgCGAGCACTGGCTACCCCGTCGTCTCCGAACACGGCTGGCCTCAAGCAGCGCAGTATGCGACGGGAACGCCTGTAGTCTACTCCTCTTCCGCCGCCGTGCCACTGGCTACCACGTGGCAGTACCCGGCGCCCAACGCGTACGGAGCGCAGCAGGGTTACTCTGGACAACCGTGGGCACCACAACACCATGGCTACCCGACGGCGCAGTACGCGCCCGGCACGGTGCCCAAGAACGTTGCCCCGTTGTACCCAGTTTAG